GGAGTCCGACTACCTTTTTTGACATTGCAACGGACACAAGCGGTAACAATGTTCTCCCAGGTATCACCGCCGCCGCGCGATCGCGGTATTACATGATCTAGGGTCAACTCATCACCTGTGTAACCACAGTATTGACAGGCATGACCATCACGGTGCAATATATTTCGGCGAGTCAGAGGAATTTCTTTATAAGGAACACGTACATAATGACGTAACCGGATCACAGTCGGCAACGGGAAATCCGAGTACAGAAATTTACCGTTGTGTTCCACGCGTTCTGCTTTGCCCTTGATTAAAAGAACTACAGCGCGACGCCAACTCGTTATGTTGAGAGGTTCGTAAGAGGCGTTTAAGACTAAAACCTTCCCCATTATTTGCGCTCAGGGTATGAGTTTTACAATATATTAACACAAATACACCCTGCTAGGGAGATGAGAATAAATTATACTTTCGGGAGAAATCATAAATCTCAAACTCCTACTTTTACTTTAGTGCCGCAACATCTTGTATCAATTCCAATATGAAGGTTAAACTTCCTATTTAATCTGATCTCGCTTTTAGGAGCGTGTATAGATAGATAACTTGAAAGTCTAGCCGTGGTGGGATAGGAGTCAGTACAAATGTTAAGTGGCAAAGGAATCCCTGGTATAGTTCCCGATCAGCAGTGCGACACCTACGCGTGGTTTTCGCAACGAGCTTGGGTAGAAATTGATTTAGGGGCGTTGTCGTACAATGTACAGCAATTGGTACGGTTTTTATCGCCACGTACCCAGTTGATGGCAGTAGTCAAAGCTGATGCCTATGGACATGGTGCGGTGACAGTCGCCCAAACCGTAATCCAATCGGGAGCCAGTTGGCTGGGAGTGGCTACAGTTCCAGAAGCTATTCAATTGCGAGAAGGCGGGATTCAAGCGCCCATTTTGATTTTAGGGGCAACTCATACACCAGAACAGATTCATGCGATCGCACATTGGAAACTCCAGCCCACACTCTGTAACCCTAAACAAGCTTTAGTATTTTCTGATACTCTGGAATCGATGAATTATGGTTCTCCAGTACCCGTACATATCAAATTAGACACGGGAATGTCGAGGTTGGGAACTAATTGGCAACAAGCTGGCGAATTTGTGCAATTAGTCCAGCGCTTACCACATCTTTCTATTGCTAGTATTTATTCTCATTTGGCAACAGCAGATGATCCTGATACAACGGCAATGGAAGAACAGCATAAACGATTTGAGGATGCGATCGCTCAAATCAAAGCAATGGGAATTCAAGTACCCTGCTTGCACTTGGCCAACTCAGCCGCCGCACTCACAAATCCGGCATTGCACTACGACATTGTGCGAGTCGGTTTAGCCGTTTACGGACTTTACCCAGCACCGCATTTACAAAATGCGATCAACCTCAAGCCCGTTTTGGAACTTAGGGCACGAGTCACCCAGGTTAAAACAATTACCGCAGGAACAGCTGTTAGTTACGGTCATAAATTTATTGCCCCGCATGAACTTCGCCTTGCCGTCGTGGGCATTGGCTATGCTGATGGTGTTCCTCGCGGTCTTTCTAACAAAATGCAGGTGTTAATTCGCGGTCAGCGAGTGCCGCAAATCGGGACAATTACAATGGATCAGTTGATGCTGGATGTGAGTGCCATCCCTAATATCCAAGAAGGAGAAGTAGTCACCTTACTAGGAGAACAGGGAAAAGAACAAATTTCAGCCGATGATTGGGCAAAACAACTAAATACTATTTCTTGGGAAATTCTCTGCGGTTTCAAGCATCGTCTGCCTCGTGTTGCGGTTATGTAGTTGGGTATGGGGCATTGGGAATTGTTATTCTGCCCCTGCTTTCCCTATTCACCTACTCCCTATTCCCAAAAATAATTTCTTATGGTACGATAATAAACTGATGCGGATGTGGCGGAATTGGCAGACGCGCTAGATTTAGGTTCTAGTTCCGAAAGGAGTGAAGGTTCAAGTCCTTTCATCCGCACTCTTAATTAGCAAAAACTGCATGAGCCAACAGGTTCATGCAGTAATTTTATGGATACAGTCGTCATCAACTACTAGTACGAAGGTCAGTAGAGCTAGATTTTGCTGGCGTAATGAAGATTATTATCTGTGTTTTTTAGCTTTGCGATCGCTACACTTCTTGCATAATATCAAAAATAAAATCGTGTTGCTAGGGACTTTTTTTACCTGAAACTGCTATTGGGCGATGCCTTGGTTGGACTACGCCAACTCGCATCTTTTTCAAATCAAGCAACTACATAACCTGAGTTCGGGTTAAGCCAGAAGCTAAAAAGCTTATTCTGTCAGGATTGAATAAAACTGGAATTGATCAAAGCAGGGATAAAAGTGGAATCATTTTATCAATAAGGTTCACAAATGAAACTAATCTCAGCAATATGTGTTATTGACAATAGATGAAAACAGAGCTTTAGACCGAACAACGATAATTCAAGGCTTTTGAGGATTTTTTATCCCGAACTCAGGTTACATAGTTGTGCGTTTAAATATAAAGTGTAATTTTATACGATTTTATTGATATAACAAAATGTTGGCGACAAAAAGATCCCCGACTTTTATAAAAAGTCGGGGATCTGATTTCTTGTTTAAGTAGGTGTGGATTATTGCAGCAAAGGAGTTGTGCCATTACCGTTAGTTGAAGCATTGGCAATTGCAGCTTGAGTAGGTTGAGTAGTAAGAACCGCTACAAGTGGAGTAACTTTTGAAGTAGATTGTTTATTTCGTTTGCGATTGGAGCCGCCAGCTTTGGAATACTCTATACTGTTTCTGCCGTAGACAGTTGCAACTCCACTTAGCATTCGTTCAGACATTTCGGAGAGAGCTTTATCCATCTGGGTTACTGTTTTACGCGATTCTTCCAGATTGGACACCAGCGTATTATTCGCTTCTACCATCGCACGGGTAGTGTTGATTAAGTGGTTGTAGGCTTCAATGGTTAACCCATGTCCCAAATCCAGATTTTCATCAATAGATTTAAGCAAGGCGAGACGAAGTTGGGCTTTGTCAACAGCAGCAGAACCACGAGTTTTTAAAGACATGAGATATCCTTTTTTTAATTCCTTTTTCAAGATAGTGGAGTATCCTTTTGTCTGAGATGGGTAGTTTTTTGGATTTATTTCATTAAAAGTTCAACGGAATAATTACGAGTTTGCCTGTGTTATTACTCATTTTTCATATCGATTTGTTGTTTGAGAATAAGTGCAATCAACAACAGTAATGACAAAATCTATAAATGCGTACCCCGAAATAACAAATGCATATCCCGAAATAACAAATGCATATCCCGAAATAACAAATGCATATCCCGAAATAACAAATGCATATCCCGAAATAACAAATGCATATCCCGAAATAACAAATGAGTACCCCGAAATAACAAATGAGTACCCCGAAATAACAAATGAGTATCCCGAAATAACAAATGAGTATCCCGAAATAACAAATGAGTACCCCGAAATAACAAATGAGTACCCCGAAATAACAAATGAGTACGCCAAATCTATAAATGCGTTGGCGTAGCCCTCACTTCTTTACGAGGGGCTGCGCGTAGCTTGCTTCCCCGTAAGTTTTTATCTCTAACACTGAGCGTATTGGGATATTATGCAGGATAATAGAGATGGTTCAATTAGCGTGTCTAAATTTTCATGCAGTTTGAGTGGGATGAGGCGAAAAATTTAGAGAATCTTCGCAAACATGAGATTGATGTCTGCGGCAATTACTCTATTAATTGAATTAGATATTGACTAAGATTATGTAATAATTTTTTATGCCTTTCTGTTGATATTGTGCCAATTGAGCCAATTATACTGTTACGAGTAATGACAGCTAAAAAACTTAATCTAATAACAGATTGACGAACTAAACCACTGGATTGAAAATCATCATCATGAGGTGAAATGATTTCGTCAAAGTTAGGAATATATTGTTTTAATTGTGTACTAATCCCACATATCAAAAAGTCTTGATATTTTGGCATTTCTCTCAAAATCAGCGTAGGACGGTTTTTTATTTCTCCATTTGCTTGAGGAATAGGAGTTAGTATTATGTTACCTTCTTTCATAATTAGGGTTATATTCTTTAATTGATTCTATGGCATATTCTGGTTCATCTTCTGCATAACATTGATTTAAGTTATTTAAAGAGAAGGATTGCCAATTTTCTCTTTCTTCTGTATTGGTTTCTAAAACGGTTACATCTTCGACTTGTGGAAGTGTTGAAGATTTAGTGATTAAATATTCGGCATAATGTAAAAGTTCAATTTTCAGGGAACTGGGCAAATTTTCTATGATTTTCCATAGGGCTGTTTCGGTACTCATAATTACTCCTTTTGGAATTTATAAGGATTAATATTACTTATTATTTTGATTGTAAGGTACAAGATCGGCGATGCCTAGGTTGGGCTGCGCCTACGCACTATTTTATAGGAGTGATGTCTGCGACGAGGAAGGCGATAAGCCTAACGGCATAGCTTCTCTACGAGAGGCTGCGCCAACGCTTACCGCAAAATCAGTATATTGTCTGTTCACAAGTAAAAAACACTCATCCACGAGGTTCTTTCATTGTCAGAAACACATCATTTATGATGAAATGCTACACTTTTCTGGAATTTAGGGTGTTGGTGTTGAATTTATCTCATGATAAAGTTGTGTATCACGCCCTTACCCATGAATGAACAGCGTCAGCAAGCGTATCTCAACCTCATTCAACGCCTGTTGAATTGCCGTACTAACGATGAATTCCAAGAAACTTTGGCAGGAAACCAAGAATTAGTAGATATTGGCTTCTTGCAGACAATAGAAGCAGAAGCACAGAGGTTTTCACAGCAAGGGGATGAGACGAGAGCGAATTGGTTGCAAAGTTTGGCAATGCAACTAGGGGAAGGGTTGAATGAAGTAGATTTGCAATCGCTCAGTGAAGAAGAGAAACAGGCATATTTCCAATTCTTGATGGACGTACTACAAGCAACCGCAGACAGTAGTGGTGATTCTCAGGTAGTTTACCCCTTGCTGGCAAAGAATACAGACAAACTTGACGGAGTGTTAGCAGAAATATTGCGCCGTTGGGGGACAAATAGACTTGGGGAAGCGAAAGCAGATGAAGCAGAATATTTAGCAGCATTTATTGTTAAATTTAGCAATCTAATTCAGCAATTCCCATTGGGTAGCAAAGCTAGCAATATGGAAATTGCCATCACTGGCTATGAAGTCGCTTTAACTGTCTACACCAGAGAAGCTTTGCCTATTAGACTTATCCGCAAAATGTAAATGCTTACTGTGAATGGGTTTGAGCAATTCAGATTGAATAGGCGATCGCTATCTTACTCTACGAGAAAATAGGTGTTTGGCGGCATTCTGAGACAAAAAATTAAAATTAGAGTAAAAAGTACAAAACGATGAAATCAATTTCAGGATAAAAAATTAAGTATTAATGGTTAAGGATACTAAGCGATTAAGTCTTAACCTAATCAGCCCACAAACTGCCAGAATTACCTGACTATATCGATGACGAGCGAGACGGAATTTTTCCGAGGCTACTCGAAATATTTTTACCCGACATATCATGTGTTCAACGGCAATTCTGCGAGACGAAAGTTGTTTATTCTCTTGTTTTTGGAATTCCGAAATTTCTGTATTCTTTCGTTTCTTATGAGGTGTGGTAATGGCATCATCTCCAATATAGGCCTTATCACCTATAAACCTTTGTGAGTCAGCAAATTTATTCCGAGTATCTCGAAATAAATTAATATCACTTGTTTTTCCCAGCATTCCCACACAGATATCTACAATATCTTCACCACCTGGTAAGACAATAAACTGGTTTTTTAGAGTATGCATTTTTTTCTTACCAGAGTAATATCTTTTTGTTCTTGATAGTCTACAGGTCTCGCTGTAGCCTGTTCTGCACTATCAACAATTAATTCATACTCGGACAGCATTTGCTGCAATTCTTGATATTTTTGACTATCTACTGACGCTTCTTCTATTTGAGATGCTGGTAAAATTTCTCTCAAAATATCTACCCAATAGTTAAAAGCATCATTCGCTTTTGTTTTGGAAATATCAAAGAGTAACCCTAAAATTTCAAAAATTGGTTTTTGTCTGAGGTAAACTAGACACAAGCATATTCCTTCTTTCGGTGACATCTCTGGTTTGCGTCCGCCTCCCTTGGCAATAATCCGAACTTTATTTTTTTCAATTTCTGCTTGTTTCTCTCTATGCCTTTTTTCCGCTAAGGATACCAATGCTAAAAACTGGTCATAATTAATCCCTATTAATCGTTTTGCTTCGTGGGGATGTGATTCAATTCTTGCTAAAGGGTTTGTCATATTATCTACATATAATTTTTACT
This Nostoc sp. C052 DNA region includes the following protein-coding sequences:
- a CDS encoding type II toxin-antitoxin system PemK/MazF family toxin; translation: MKEGNIILTPIPQANGEIKNRPTLILREMPKYQDFLICGISTQLKQYIPNFDEIISPHDDDFQSSGLVRQSVIRLSFLAVITRNSIIGSIGTISTERHKKLLHNLSQYLIQLIE
- the alr gene encoding alanine racemase; this translates as MLSGKGIPGIVPDQQCDTYAWFSQRAWVEIDLGALSYNVQQLVRFLSPRTQLMAVVKADAYGHGAVTVAQTVIQSGASWLGVATVPEAIQLREGGIQAPILILGATHTPEQIHAIAHWKLQPTLCNPKQALVFSDTLESMNYGSPVPVHIKLDTGMSRLGTNWQQAGEFVQLVQRLPHLSIASIYSHLATADDPDTTAMEEQHKRFEDAIAQIKAMGIQVPCLHLANSAAALTNPALHYDIVRVGLAVYGLYPAPHLQNAINLKPVLELRARVTQVKTITAGTAVSYGHKFIAPHELRLAVVGIGYADGVPRGLSNKMQVLIRGQRVPQIGTITMDQLMLDVSAIPNIQEGEVVTLLGEQGKEQISADDWAKQLNTISWEILCGFKHRLPRVAVM
- a CDS encoding transposase family protein; this encodes MHTLKNQFIVLPGGEDIVDICVGMLGKTSDINLFRDTRNKFADSQRFIGDKAYIGDDAITTPHKKRKNTEISEFQKQENKQLSSRRIAVEHMICRVKIFRVASEKFRLARHRYSQVILAVCGLIRLRLNRLVSLTINT
- a CDS encoding DUF2281 domain-containing protein, translating into MSTETALWKIIENLPSSLKIELLHYAEYLITKSSTLPQVEDVTVLETNTEERENWQSFSLNNLNQCYAEDEPEYAIESIKEYNPNYERR
- a CDS encoding HNH endonuclease; the protein is MGKVLVLNASYEPLNITSWRRAVVLLIKGKAERVEHNGKFLYSDFPLPTVIRLRHYVRVPYKEIPLTRRNILHRDGHACQYCGYTGDELTLDHVIPRSRGGGDTWENIVTACVRCNVKKGSRTPHEAHMPLRHPPRQPYSSLYFEVSKHLKSGLHTEWQKYVIGL
- a CDS encoding transposase family protein, which encodes MTNPLARIESHPHEAKRLIGINYDQFLALVSLAEKRHREKQAEIEKNKVRIIAKGGGRKPEMSPKEGICLCLVYLRQKPIFEILGLLFDISKTKANDAFNYWVDILREILPASQIEEASVDSQKYQELQQMLSEYELIVDSAEQATARPVDYQEQKDITLVRKKCIL